The following proteins are encoded in a genomic region of Leishmania major strain Friedlin complete genome, chromosome 25:
- a CDS encoding putative GTP-binding protein has product MQQAPSDCVASFKLILVGDGGTGKTTFVKRHLTGEFEKRYVATVGVDVHPLTFHTNRGKICFNCWDTAGQEKFGGLRDGYYVEGQCAIIMFDVTSRNTYKNVPNWYRDITRVCDNIPIVLVGNKVDCADRQVKAKMITFHRKKGLQYYDISAKSNYNFEKPFVWLAKKLANDPELMLVEVPMLDTDVVALTAEQVAALEAEQQAMANAPLPMGDDE; this is encoded by the coding sequence ATGCAACAGGCACCCTCGGACTGCGTTGCCAGCTTCAAGCTGATCCTggtcggcgacggtggcacGGGTAAGACGACTTTCGTGAAGCGTCACCTGACCGGCGAGTTCGAGAAGCGCTACGTCGCCACCGTTGGCGTCGATGTGCACCCGCTGACCTTCCACACGAACCGTGGCAAGATCTGCTTCAACTGCTGGGATACTGCCGGCCAGGAGAAGTTCGGTGGTCTGCGCGATGGCTACTACGTGGAAGGCCAGTGCGCCATCATCATGTTTGATGTCACGAGCCGCAACACGTACAAGAACGTGCCGAACTGGTACCGCGACAtcacacgcgtgtgcgacaACATTCCCATCGTCTTGGTAGGCAACAAGGTAGACTGCGCGGACCGTCAGGTGAAGGCGAAGATGATCACCTTCCACCGCAAGAAGGGCCTGCAGTACTACGATATCTCGGCCAAGTCGAACTACAACTTTGAGAAGCCGTTCGTGTGGCTGGCGAAGAAGCTCGCCAACGATCCCGAGCTGATGCTGGTGGAGGTGCCGATGCTGGACACAGATGTGGTTGCTCTTACGGCAGAGCAGgtggccgcgctggaggcggagcagcaggccaTGGCGaacgcgccgctgcccatgGGCGATGACGAGTGA